The DNA window ccaattgaacacaccggtgaaggccccaaagatcactatgtatgtagtctaaagggctgtagaagagtgaatacctgtaggatagggtgccttcttagcctttccaagtatacattgctcacaggggtccatcttgttgaaatctccagagatcagacccttcttgatgagttctttcaagcttccttcggctgggtggcccaatctcttgtgccatagcattatggaatcatctgacactgcattgctttctccatcaacagccttagccttcagataatagagaatatgctctctgtcagcctccatcatcactgcatctccagatttcacaaacaattttccttgactcatcaatatggtgaaccctttctgttccagcattcccaatgagatgaggttcctctttacttctggaatatacctcaccccagttaggatctttatagagccatcttgtaggcttagctttaccttccctattcctttgatctgacaaatgtgattattaccaagaacaaccgtacccgatgcttcttgaagatcatgaaaccagcttctattggggcacatatggaagctgcaccccgagtccattatccacctatgactgaccccactatcactgatattcatgagttgagccggggggatcagcactctccacacaatcagattgatgtgtccctcagaggccatctttctcttccatgcatgacaatctttcttcaaatgtccaggtttcttgcaccaatagcaagctctggtttccttctgagcatcagaacttgagggtttagggccctcaaacttcttcttgaagttctgcttcttgaacttcttcacattcaaggcctctgcagcttgaacattggagcttgcagagcctctgttggctgtcttctgagttctttggccatcaaggctgaatagacttctgtataggtgataggttatctcttccatagataattgcatcacttagctggtcatacgagctaggcaaggcattcaaggtgagaatggccttatcctcatctgagatcttgacatcaacatatcccaggtcatcaatgatcttgttgaactcctctagctgctcaatgatggacctatctccagaaaaactataggcatacagcctctcttgagatacagccggttagccaaggatttggccagtaaaacttcatctaacttgtccaagatctccaccgcagtcttggcttcttgaactccCTCAaggaccttatctccaaggcacagaatcactgcagaatgtgccttgagctgcatttcctccatctttgcctgagctttttcatcaagcactggagcctttcctttctctctggttttgcaagaactgccgccaagccttgttgaattaaaaccgccttcatcttcatcttccacaggccataatcattcttgcctgtgaacttttctgcatcaagccttgctgccatttctgaaaccgtttgatcctctgcaaatcagtttcaatatccctttcccacagacggcgccacttgttaggattcgcacacacaaggctttcacacacttaataagatcacacacacactcactgttgtatgagatcatacaatgcagaaaacacacacactcacactttgagtattgaagatgataatcttggagagaaaactggaaaactctttattgattaaactctactctaaactacatacacggtgagctatttaagctctataatcaagtagcaactgctactaactaactacaagaagaatcaagaaagcaagaagaataaccgctacatctcagctaactaactgctgctccaacggctagttcggctaggttgcttcttccttctcggttcaagaccgaactccttcctcggcttacaaccgaactcttccttctcggctcattccagctcaacgccgagcttccttaccgagcttccttaccgagcttccttaccgctgagcttaccgacttctgccttcttcttctcggctagttccaggctagttccagctcggtaagccgagcttaccgaactcctttctagccgagcttcttccaactgaaatgagcactccattattacagttccggatttgggagagacgcatgaccctcatgcgtctctttttaatgagacgcatgacagtcatgcgtctttcatagagacgcatgagggtcatgcgtctttcttttttttcagttttttttaacgacgcatgagggtcatgcgtcttagaaaTAGACGCATAACCCTCATGcgtcatttgtttttttaaaatttgacggacgacgcatgagcgtcatgcgtcttagggagagacgcatgagcgtcatgcgtctctaacttcGAATTAAATCGCAGCAAAGGCAGTAGCCTCCTCATTCACGCATGCAGACAGCAAAAGAGGCACGGAAACGGCGATTTTTCCTTGATTCGGCGAAGAAGACGATTTCCACTTGTTTTCCGGTAAGTTTCGTTCAATCCTTCTACTTTCCTtccttatttgttgttaatttgcatAGAATATTTAGATTTtccctaatgtttgtaaattagggtttaaaaCGAATAGCTCcattttggttgatttttttgttgtttagtGAAATGTCTACGATTTTAGTGGCTAAATTCATTCTATTGTATAATATTGGTATGTTTTTTATGAttggtgttgtgattttggttgtaaattagggtttataacaaATAACCTAACACATTACACTTGCAACTCTATCACTTGTTGTTCTCTTGTTATATTATGTTATTTGTACATGCCATGTtgagtttgtaattgttgttttgtgaatatgtaCTTAGATTAGATGACGACTTCAAGTTCTACTGGACATTTATTGTACGGACCCGAAGACCCGTCCGTCttaaatatgcaaaaaaatcacatttcaaataaactgaTGAAAGAGGGAACAACCCAAGTATTTAAAGTCCGAAGGACTGAAAGTAAGACTTGGGACGACGAAATTCACGAGAATGTAAGATATTGGCTTGATGtctttggtttcaaaggcgtgatCGATTGTGGGAAGCCAATGAAGGTCGACAATGAGCTGATCACGGCGttgattgagcgttggaggccggAGACACACACATTCCATCTACCGATCGGTGAGACGACGATcaccttggaagatgtgcaagccaTCTGGGGCTTGAGGGCGGATGGTCTCGTTTTCACGGGTCGTGACTATCATGACAACTTTCCAGATTGGACCAGCAAGTGCCGCGatctgttgggatggataccagaTTCTTCCACAGAGACAAAGCAAGGCGGTTTGCTGATGACCGCGCTGATCAACCAGACAAGGATGCCTCTGGGTGATGACCTACCTACTTACGTATACATCCAAAGAGCACGTATCCATGCCCTAATTTTATTAGGAGGTCTCATTCTACCGGACACCACGGGGTGTAAGGTGCcatttatgtggttgaatgAGCTTGGGGATCCGGAAGAGGTGAAGAATATAAGTTGGGGAAGCGCGGCATTGGCCTACCTTTATCATTATCTGTGCGAGGCTTCCATGGATAAGAGAAAAGAGTTGGGCGGGCCTATGATCCTCCTGCAgctatgggcgtgggaaagaatgcccacattgaggCCTGCGTTCATAGGACCAAAGGTGCACGAGCCATATACACCATGTGGCGCCAGGTATATAtcgaaatatttatttattaatgcaTATTGGGTTAATTTTTTCTTACATCAATTTTATGTATAGGTGGAGAGGAACAACGCAGATAGGAAATGCTCCTAGACACTCGGTTGAGCATTACCGTGACCAATTATCTCTGATTAGACCTGGCCAGGTGAATATTCTTTCGGTTTAGACTTCGTTTATGAacttattatgaaattaatttggcATTTGCAATGCTGTTTTGTAGTTTATCTGGACGCCGTACGCACCTTGCACACTGCATGTAGCTTGGCAAATCTCTAAATGACTCCTCCCATCCACCAAATACAATCTCTAAAGCCCttctccgtgcataccatgccttcttataactgacTACCACATGAAAATTGTCATGAACAAAATTTCTTACGGCGGCGGCACTAAACTCGGCATTTTTTAGCAACTGATGGCGAATACACAAAGCAATCATTggtgatgaaaagttagcatgtccTCTATCATTACGATGACCTTCACAACTATGGTGTCCCCGCCACTTCCTAATCTCCCACATATCATCATGGGCCATGTGTGTAACAGAAACTTCCCACCGACATTCATTCGCTTTGTCAGCGTCGGTCTCGCTGATAATAGTTGTCCCATCTTCTGTCCTCCCATTTGGATATTTGCACacggcatgccaccttcttaatttactctcaaccaccctaaattgccggtgttgcctcagactccacatagtaatagcagtcttcacatgcagcttgctatcaaattttgttccacCATTAATCCGATATGGGTGTTCTTCATCCAAGTACATGGTACTGCGTTCATTACCAACTTCAGGTACCTCAGTAGGACCACTTGGCAGTTTGCGAAAATATTTCAACCCAGTGTGAACATATTCTGGAAGTGGATGTTCACCTTGTACGACGGGTTTATACACTACCTCCTCATCACTAGAGTCAGCACCGgaatcatcacttaaaatatCATCAGACGATGAAGACGACAATTCTGGATCTGCAAGGTCTCCTCGTACAACATCAACATCAGCATGCTCTTGTACACTCTCTTGAGTATTCAATCCAACATCTGCAACGTCTGTTTGCTCATTCATACCGCAATCGATGCTCATAGGTTCAAACCTCGTAGATGATATAACACCATGATCAACAATTGGTGGGATGAAGGCATTTCCAAcagacgaatactcaacaaataattcaatatggcgagtagaatttagagccGCATTGAACATATAAAACACACTTTGATCACTGTCAACCGCAGTACATACATAACTCGTACCGGTACCCAAGAAACAATGCCTCCAAGATATTTCGATGAAGTGTTGGTTGgaatctattcttatcttagcacatatcattgcaactaattcagaTAATGAAACACATGAATCCAATACGATGGAAGCTCTCGCACGAGGAGGATCATAACAAATGCCCACATGAGGAAGTTGATatattctaccaccccaatataaactcacgaatacttgcatgatttctgcaaaaatatatatacaaaccaacaacaattaaagataaattttttcaataaaccctAATATAGTAAGTTtacaataaaattttcaaaaaccctactaatatgcaaataaacaacaaataagggagcaatgttgaaagattgaaggaaacttaccgaaatatgacgggaatcgccaagaaatcgccAAGGAAATCGCAAGATTTATGTTCTTCTCTTTATGTCGCGTATTCTGCCTATTCTGCCTCGGAGGGCAGATTTTAgcaagttagagacgcatgagcctcatgcgtctctccctaagacgcatgactcTCATGCGTCGTCcgtgaaatttttttaaaaaaatagacgCATGAGGGttatgcgtctctccctaagacgcataaccctcatgcgtcgttaaaaaaaatggaaaaaatagacgcatgactctcatgcgtctctatgaaagatGCATGActgtcatgcgtctcattaaaaagagacgcatgagggtcatgcgtctctcccaaatccggaacaaaaaaaaactctagTACAAACGAGGAATGATATATGTAGTCTAgtactaaagaagaaaaaaccccatattcatcccttagatcctttattcttcttaatatgggccgttagatcttattcatcaacggtccagatgatctgcattattacactataattgtgcattattagtcggtgtgcattattcaactgaaaatctgcattattacactataatgatgcattattagtcggtgtgtattattcaactgaaaatctgcattatatataaaagataaaataattaaaaaatatttatatgtaaatatatactcctacaaGTTAATTTATGAAAATTAGTTTTTGTGTCAAGCATATGATATCACAATTAAAAAAAGGCTATGTACGATTTCAATTCTTAAacaatgaaaatttgaagtgaatTTAGGATTTTTTATTCGAATGATACTGGAGACATAAATTCCAATTTTTTAATCATACATTTTCACATTAGATTCACATATTCTTTATAGAAAATTCATGATtcatagtaatttttattttaaagttggTTCTTAGCCTAATCATTCtctacatttatatatttattcccTAAAAAGTAAATGCAGCCCCTTATACAGAGGTATTCTTATTTCTTCAGCAAATTGGAGTGCTTGAATCGGATCTCCTAACTCATGAAAATGATAGTGCAAAATCCCTATCGACACGCATTGTTTTTCTAGGCActtcattttcttaattaatttataaattaattgtaTCTCAAGTGTCAAATCTCATCGCAgctaaactaaattaaaattttctggTTAATATTTAATGTGATATATCAGGAGAAAAGACAAGCCCCGAAAGCAACAAAGTGGATAAGTGTTGTAGCAATATTAATTAATCCATAGTTTAATTGATAGTATTAATTATAGTTACCAAACTCTAATTAGTATAGTATACTAATAGTAAATATTTAGATCATAACAACAGTATATTCTGATGGTGTAGCCCCTTGCTCGTTGGTTGGTTTCATTAGctcataaattaataaattgataATAATCATTTAAATTGTGAAATCTATGTAGTAGTGTTGGTGTATGAGATGCTATTTTAGGGTGTCTAATCTATAGTATTTTCTTGTCTTTGAGCAGGAATTGTGTTGTTTCTGATTTTACATTTTTTCTTCACAACTAATATTCCAACTTACTAATATTTATTCGTCATTATCAGGTATAGTTCCAATATGTCAATCAGGTTGGTGTTTATACCATAAAATATTAGTTAGTTGGAAACAAGAATTCAGAAAGCTAAGAACTATATCAAATCAACATGTAATTTATCGAGGTGAATTAGTAATTTAGTCGAAAAATATTAGGTCCTGATTAGTTGCAACCAttgttttataaatttatggGACTTTTTGGTGTCTAATTAACTGAAATTGATTAATACGTCTCGTTTTCACAAGAGCATCTTCTCCATTTACAAAAGTGGTAACTTTTAAATTATATCAGTTTGACTGTATTCGTGACGGATGCATATAAATACAAGTAGATATTATATGTAGTATATACTAGACCGTAAAagacaaagaaaagaaaaaagaagagtgGTCAAACTTTGACCATAATAATCTATGTCACAATCCATGACCAAATAATTAAGTCATTGTTGAGTTACTTCTCTTGGGATGTAAAGGAATTGAACGAAAGGAAAATTTCTTTGCGATCCATATCCCAATTTATTTAAACCTATTTCCAAGTATAGAAACCACGTCGTAAATAAGGGAAAATAATATCGAGTGTTAATGAAATCTATTAAGATATTTATATGTGAATTATCTAACATAAAAAAGTTACCAACTGAAATATCTAATGAGTCTTTTTGTCAATTGGTTTGGTGTAATAGCACGGGTGATTATGTTCCAGTACTGACAAATACGAAGGACTTTGATATAAATTGTCTGAAATCGAAAATACTCTCAACCTCTACATTAGGTATAAGTTGCCCGAAATCGAAAATACCCTATACCCTATCCAACCCCATTTAGGGAAGAGGAAGTTTCAagccctaagagcatccgcaatgacGGACTTTCGCACGGAATtcccacggacgtcccggaATTCTGTCGCGGACTTCCGCCATTAGGCGTACCGGGCGCGGATATGGAATTGGGTtgaggacgtcgcaggtccgcggAATTTAGCGGAATTCCACGCGGAATTATGtcctgacgtccgccattgcgtggaCTGTCACGGAATTCCGCACGGACGTCCCGTATTGtgaattaaatgttttttttgaatcatcaatggagcaccacgatagcgattcTTCTCCCGCCTCGAGCGATTCACCGGAGCcgcatttttttttaatgaagtatgttttttttaaataaagtggttgcattttctccgtattcgccTCAAAATTTTAATCCCGTAAATTGTTTTCTTctggaaattgtttaatttgtgaatttgtgattttttttaatgtgggaattccgtatgacgtgacAGAGCAGTGGGaaatccttatgacgtgacagaaggtgtttttgagaaGTACGCGGAGAATtctgccgggacatccgcagcactgcggatgccctaattAGCATATACTGAACATCCAGACACATGAtggcaaataaaataaatagaaatcaAATTCCATGTCCCTAGAATTTATGACCCACTCGTGTGCATGCAATGCTTTTGACCGCGTAAGAATCTTATgcccttttctttcttttcaaaAGGGAGTAAAATAGATTCGAAATGGAATGTTCACACCAAAAATTAACCATTCATTGGTTGTTGCTTTGTCGGCATATTATTAACAGCGATTTTCCTAACCTCGGTTTTCTGAAGCAAGACTAGGTTTCCTTGTGCCTACACGTGTTCACATACACGCCCACTAATTCATTATAATTAtaaacacacacatacatatatatgcGTATAATGTTTGAATTAATCGTAGCCTAATGTATGAGGCTATGAGTTGGGTCGATATTGAGTTATGCTCAAAATACACTCTAAGACTCATGAATCacatcattaaaaaaaattgttgtggGATTTAATACTAATTTGCTAATACTAGTAAGTTTGgcactatttaattaaatctataCAGTATAagtttaaattaataatatgtaCTTTCCAAATGGCATCTTAATTAATTTGGCCCTACTCCAGTCAAAAGAAAGATACCGCGGTCAAACTCCTTATTCCGAATATTTCCTCCCTTTGCCAAATTAAAGAACTCCCATAAAAAAAACTGCAAAATCTGAAGATTAATTATACCTTTGTATGAGGTGGGTTGAGTACCTTATCTTCTGAGTTGTATTGCTTTTGCCGAAAGAAAAATAGATGGGGTAAAAATCCTCATCCAATCGAAGATATTGCTTTGAATTATCCTCTAAAATCTTCATTTCAACACATGATAGTCCATATATAACTCCATGCAATACGTAAATGGAAAAGCATATATGCCTTTAAAATATTATCATAAGCATATATGCCTTTAAAATATTATCATAAGATTTGACAGCATGTAACCGCCTTCTGCAACTTCCATTCTCACACAGAGAGATGCTTTCCGATATGGTAACTGCAGTAAATATTCTAGCAGCTAAAAAATGTGGGCCACAAAGAATTTGGATTGCCACGAATGTTTATTGCTAGCTGAAATGGCCTGTGAATTCTAGAGAAAATGACACTACTTCACTTGACCACCAAATAAGGTGAGGAATCTCTCTcactcaaaaaaaaaagaaaaaagaaaaaagggcaTCAAATATAAATAGGTCTTCAAGAATTGCATTTGTTCATAAGTGAAAACCACAGTAGAGTTCATCCATGGACAACAGGAACAAATGTGCAGGCTGCTACAGACAGTTCAACAAGATGGAGCATCTTGTCGAACACATGAGGATTTCATATCACTCGAATCACGAACCCCTCTGCGGAATCTGCCACAAGCATTGCCGCTCCTTTGAGTCTCTCAGAGAGCATCTCATAGGTATAATAAACGTATTGTGTTTTCTTCAAATAAATAGAgatttatattatatagtatatttgATGGTTTTTGCGAAGCAGGACCTCTTCCTAAAGCCGAATGCGAGAGGATATTCAAGGATCGAGGATGCGACATCTGCTTAAACATCTTCAGCAGCCGGCACGCTCTTCTTCATCACAGAGACAAATGCCACTTCTCCCGTCGAAACAATGTAATAATTTTACTCATTCAAATATGAAAATATCCCCTTTtagtttcaaatttaatttatgttaactttttttttcttgctaTTGGAAAATTAGGGTTATAGAATGGGGATTCAAGATGAGTTGAGGATGGATAACACAAGGGGGAAAGTGGTGTCTTTGGCTTGCAAAATGGTGGGAGGAGGCAGTGATGGCTCACTAGACCTCTGTGCAAGAGTCTGCCTCATTGATGAGAATGAAAACATCCTTTTCCACACCTATGTCAAGCCAAACCTTCCTGTCACCAACTACAGGTACGACACGACCGGCATAAGGCCGGAGTATTTGAGGGACGCGACGCCAGTTAGACAAGTTGGGAGGAAGATTCAAGACTACCTATGCAATGGGGAGCCGATATGGCAGATCCGGTCTAGAACTGGAAAGGCTCGAATCCTCGTTGGCCATGGCCTTGATCATGATTTAAGATGCTTGGAGTTTGAATATCCCGAGTTTCTCATTAGGGATACTGCTAAATATCCGCCATTGATGAAGACGAGCAAGCTGAGCAACTCGTTGAAGTATCTGACAAAGGCATATCTCGGGTTGGTGGATctgaattttattaatttttgatcatgttatatgtgttttgtttgcTATATAGTAGTGGTTATGTGCAGATACGATATTCAGAATGGGGTGCAGGATCCGTACGAGGACTGTGTTGCAGCGATGAGGCTTTACAAGAGAATGAGAGCACAAGATCATAGGGTGGAGAGCTATCCATTGGCTTCTGATCAGCAGAACCGGAATAACTTTGCATCGTGGAGGCAAGCCGAGCTGGAGAGGATGAGTCCGGAGAGAATGTTGGACATGTCTAGATCTGATTACTATTGTTGGTGCTTGGACTCCAAATGAGGTGGAGATGATGAATTAAACAAGAAGTTTCAACtatttatttccttcttttATGCCACTAGATTTATGTGTATTATCAGCTGAAGCAGTAGTATATAATGCCATTACTATGTGCACTTCATTGTTGCTATTTCAAAGGTAGTAATTAAAAAGTAATTTTGCTACAAATTTGAGAAATTTGTTGTGTTGTGAAGCTTATACCACCTGAGctgaataataatattactccGTATTTTGGCTTTCAGTGTCTTTCAAGATATTTAGGTAAAAAAATGTAGTTATTAGTATATAATGTCTATTGAATATTAATTCATATCACCGAAATTAAATGCATAGTATGTTAACAATGTGTCCATAATTTCCTAGGTTTCATTTCTCTTCAAAATTGGTCCCAATAGCTCtgtatagaaaaaaaaacatgatatatatatactgatacgagcattattagttagataaattaagatttgcatatcttttccatatctttgttttcttgttcattaagttattattagcattataaataggagttattgtaatcatttgagaaatcaatcaagaatatcaatattatcgttcattctcttctccaagTGAGAAACCCGTCTTGCTCGACGGGCACTTGCCCGCGACAAACATCTATCGATCGCCGATCTACGGACGCCGATCAACCCGATAGGGGATTTATCCTATCATATACCTTGAGCAAAGTTAAATGATTAATAGCCTCGtgttattttttcaaataatataGCGTAGTGGTTGAATGCTACAATTACATGGAGTATAATTTGTTAGCAACGTACATTAAACTC is part of the Salvia splendens isolate huo1 unplaced genomic scaffold, SspV2 ctg482, whole genome shotgun sequence genome and encodes:
- the LOC121790344 gene encoding RNA exonuclease 4-like; its protein translation is MDNRNKCAGCYRQFNKMEHLVEHMRISYHSNHEPLCGICHKHCRSFESLREHLIGPLPKAECERIFKDRGCDICLNIFSSRHALLHHRDKCHFSRRNNGYRMGIQDELRMDNTRGKVVSLACKMVGGGSDGSLDLCARVCLIDENENILFHTYVKPNLPVTNYRYDTTGIRPEYLRDATPVRQVGRKIQDYLCNGEPIWQIRSRTGKARILVGHGLDHDLRCLEFEYPEFLIRDTAKYPPLMKTSKLSNSLKYLTKAYLGYDIQNGVQDPYEDCVAAMRLYKRMRAQDHRVESYPLASDQQNRNNFASWRQAELERMSPERMLDMSRSDYYCWCLDSK